A genomic window from Acidimicrobiales bacterium includes:
- a CDS encoding acyl-CoA dehydrogenase family protein produces MDPFADTEDQASLRKLARDLAERELAPRASHWDETEEFPYHSWDVLKASDLFGITTGEEHGGMGMGDVESTIVLEELSRADVSSAILCQLIFNGPPRAIEHLGNEALKRRWLPRVASGDALFCIGITEPDAGSAANLMRAHLTEDPSGGWRLNAYKNYVTGGHVAAGCLVWCRWPGGDGAKGIGAVVVDLSSPGVSVAGTHRKMGLRGCTEAELAFDDVHVAPEDVLLAGDPGDSAAFRTLLAHLNHERCGNAGMCIGAAQGALEHAVGYLNERTVGGRPLAELQGLQWKIADMATQLEGARLLLYRAVHMAGPHGTPPPLETAMAKTAANLAAKFVCDEAIQLLGGYGYSREYPVERAYRDIRGLCIGAGTVEVQRNFVGVNVLKGRAPASAAWRPPAV; encoded by the coding sequence ATGGACCCCTTCGCGGACACCGAGGACCAGGCGTCGCTGCGCAAGCTGGCCCGCGACCTGGCCGAGCGAGAGCTCGCACCCAGGGCGTCGCATTGGGACGAGACCGAGGAGTTCCCCTACCACTCCTGGGACGTGCTCAAGGCCTCCGACCTCTTCGGCATCACCACGGGTGAGGAGCATGGCGGCATGGGCATGGGCGACGTGGAGTCGACCATCGTGCTCGAAGAGCTGTCCCGCGCTGACGTCTCCAGCGCCATCCTCTGCCAGCTGATCTTCAACGGCCCACCGCGGGCTATCGAGCACCTCGGCAACGAGGCCCTGAAGCGCCGCTGGCTGCCTCGAGTTGCCTCGGGTGACGCCCTGTTCTGCATCGGCATCACCGAGCCCGATGCGGGCTCGGCCGCCAACCTGATGCGGGCCCACCTGACCGAGGACCCGAGCGGGGGCTGGCGCCTCAACGCCTACAAGAACTACGTGACGGGCGGCCACGTCGCCGCCGGGTGCCTGGTGTGGTGCCGTTGGCCGGGCGGCGACGGCGCCAAGGGGATCGGTGCCGTGGTGGTCGACCTCTCGTCGCCCGGGGTCAGCGTCGCCGGCACCCACCGCAAGATGGGCCTCCGGGGTTGCACCGAGGCCGAGCTGGCGTTCGACGATGTCCACGTGGCCCCCGAGGACGTGCTCCTGGCCGGCGACCCGGGCGACAGCGCGGCGTTTCGAACGCTGCTCGCCCATCTCAACCACGAGCGCTGCGGCAACGCCGGCATGTGCATCGGCGCCGCCCAGGGCGCGCTCGAGCACGCGGTCGGCTACCTCAACGAGCGCACGGTCGGTGGACGGCCGCTGGCCGAGCTCCAGGGCCTCCAGTGGAAGATCGCCGACATGGCGACCCAGCTGGAGGGGGCGCGACTGCTGCTCTACCGGGCGGTCCACATGGCCGGCCCCCACGGCACGCCGCCTCCGCTGGAGACGGCCATGGCCAAGACGGCCGCCAATCTGGCGGCCAAGTTCGTCTGTGACGAGGCCATCCAGCTGCTCGGCGGCTACGGCTACAGCCGCGAGTATCCCGTGGAGCGGGCCTATCGCGATATCCGCGGACTGTGCATCGGAGCGGGCACGGTCGAGGTC
- a CDS encoding alcohol dehydrogenase catalytic domain-containing protein: MRGLVFGVGAEPQPQPAADANRLVKALADTPMAITDIDEPRPLGPDWVVLETRMTGICGSDAKQVFMDTDGGDASDNSMTALISFPQVLGHEVVGTVAELGPSARGLDVGQRVVLNPWLSCGPRGIDPPCPACEAGDYNLCWHFTDGRLSAGIHTGNAKEATGGFAPRLPAHDSMLFPVPDAVPDEVAVMADPFSVSLHAVTRTPPPPGGRCVVYGAGALGTTTTAILRSLYPDVDVLTVARWPAQAELAARLGAKVVAPEPREALVEEIARWSGGVLRRAWAGLPMAHPGHVDVVYDTVGSPETLEVGVRVLAARGSLVQSGVCTPARFEWTPIYFKEIRLVGSNAFGIEEVDGRRQHGLRHYLDLVTDGRVDIRPMLTHSFPLEGWRDAFGALADQGASGAIKVAFDFRS, from the coding sequence GTGAGGGGTCTGGTCTTTGGCGTTGGCGCCGAGCCGCAACCCCAGCCCGCGGCGGATGCCAACCGGTTGGTGAAGGCGCTGGCCGACACGCCGATGGCCATCACCGACATCGACGAGCCTCGTCCCCTCGGGCCGGACTGGGTCGTCCTCGAGACCAGGATGACCGGCATCTGCGGCTCGGACGCCAAGCAGGTCTTCATGGACACCGACGGCGGGGACGCCTCGGACAACTCGATGACGGCGCTGATCTCCTTCCCTCAGGTGCTCGGGCACGAGGTCGTGGGCACCGTCGCCGAGCTGGGCCCGTCGGCCCGGGGCCTGGACGTCGGGCAGCGGGTCGTGCTCAATCCGTGGCTCTCGTGTGGCCCGCGGGGGATCGACCCGCCGTGCCCGGCCTGCGAAGCCGGCGACTACAACCTCTGCTGGCACTTCACCGACGGTCGGCTGTCGGCGGGCATTCACACCGGCAACGCCAAGGAGGCGACCGGGGGGTTCGCCCCGCGCCTTCCAGCGCACGACTCGATGCTGTTCCCCGTGCCCGACGCCGTCCCCGACGAGGTGGCCGTGATGGCCGACCCGTTCTCGGTGTCGCTGCACGCCGTGACCCGCACACCGCCGCCGCCGGGCGGGCGGTGCGTGGTCTACGGCGCCGGCGCTCTGGGAACGACGACGACGGCCATCCTGCGGTCCCTCTACCCCGATGTCGACGTCCTCACCGTGGCCCGTTGGCCGGCGCAGGCCGAGCTGGCGGCCCGCCTCGGGGCGAAGGTCGTGGCGCCCGAGCCCCGCGAGGCTCTGGTCGAGGAGATCGCCCGCTGGTCCGGCGGCGTGCTGCGCCGAGCGTGGGCCGGCCTCCCGATGGCCCACCCCGGGCACGTCGACGTCGTCTACGACACGGTCGGATCGCCGGAGACCCTCGAGGTCGGGGTGCGGGTGCTGGCGGCGCGGGGCTCGCTGGTGCAGAGCGGCGTGTGCACCCCGGCCCGCTTCGAGTGGACGCCGATCTACTTCAAGGAGATCCGCCTGGTCGGCTCCAACGCCTTCGGGATCGAGGAGGTGGATGGCCGCCGCCAGCACGGCCTCCGCCACTATCTCGATCTCGTCACCGACGGCAGGGTCGACATTCGGCCCATGCTCACGCACTCCTTCCCGCTCGAGGGGTGGCGGGACGCCTTCGGTGCCCTCGCCGATCAGGGCGCGAGTGGCGCCATCAAGGTGGCCTTCGACTTTCGCTCCTGA